The following coding sequences are from one Triticum dicoccoides isolate Atlit2015 ecotype Zavitan chromosome 4A, WEW_v2.0, whole genome shotgun sequence window:
- the LOC119285700 gene encoding uncharacterized protein LOC119285700 encodes MERSAGGGDDSARAVGMCDRLLTFLAKKLSMNRPRSITEGPRDAGAGRDHRNHAEEEDDEFAVKIEKAEFEFSHEEEGHRSSTATILEETTADVRASDQHKEATGEAGHQVEATEAGAAAVQEKKPRRTVTIKEEAGGVKDKAKKSLSMKRQSSSLSGGGQVVRAGGEDPVPKPPLRWGLRPRMPAANLRVPSNINEKSSNFIEERRRGFGAGCKPGK; translated from the coding sequence ATGGAGAGAAGCGCGGGTGGCGGCGACGATTCGGCGAGGGCCGTCGGCATGTGTGACCGACTCCTGACCTTCCTCGCCAAGAAACTGTCGATGAACAGGCCGAGGAGCATCACCGAGGGGCCAAGAGACGCCGGCGCCGGCCGCGATCACAGGAATcacgcagaggaggaagacgacgagttCGCTGTGAAGATCGAGAAGGCCGAGTTCGAGTTCAGCCACGAGGAAGAAGGCCACAGGAGCTCCACGGCCACCATCCTAGAAGAGACAACTGCTGATGTGAGAGCAAGTGATCAGCACAAGGAGGCCACGGGGGAAGCCGGCCATCAGGTGGAGGCGACGGAAGCGGGCGCGGCGGCTGTGCAGGAGAAGAAGCCGAGGAGGACCGTGACCAtcaaggaggaggccggcggcgtcAAGGACAAGGCCAAGAAGTCGCTGTCAATGAAGAGGCAATCGTCGTCGTTGAGCGGCGGCGGCCAGGTGGTCCGGGCAGGAGGGGAGGACCCGGTACCGAAGCCGCCGCTGAGGTGGGGGCTCCGGCCGAGGATGCCGGCGGCGAACCTGAGGGTGCCGTCCAACATCAATGAGAAGTCGTCCAACTTCATTGAGGAGCGCAGGAGGGGCTTCGGCGCCGGCTGCAAGCCGGGGAAATGA